The Montipora capricornis isolate CH-2021 chromosome 3, ASM3666992v2, whole genome shotgun sequence genome includes the window CCAGCAAAAACAAGTGTTTTGCGCGCTTCACTCATGCGTTTTTCTAACGGTGGGCTTATTTCTTTGCCGCTTTTAGTTGAACAATGACGTGAAATGACTAAAACCCTTCGCAAGGGCGTCAATTCACCCTCATCTTAATGATACATGTATACGAGGTTTTATTTTGAATGGTGCCCTTGTAGTTGGTCTAGTCGTCTTTTCGTAAGCTCCATTTGGTCGATTAGAAGACCAAAGAAGGTCTGTTATGAATGGTTAGCCAAACGTAGTGCCTCAGTAAAGGGCGATTGTCATCCGAGGTCTTAGGCCGGCCACGGAAGACTCAAGGAGTGTATCAAGATAGTACAGAAGGTGTTTTTACCTCCACACAACTTGTAAAATGATTAAATCATGGCAGCGTGCACCTCGGAGCAGAGAGATTCTTatgtttttgcttttattttggaTGTCTTTTCACGGCTGTCTTATTTCACTCGcggtgaacaaaaaaaaaaaaaaccagcagcGGTAGAGACACCAGTAAAAAGACAAGCAAAATGAAGGGGGAAGATAAAGTGAATGGTGCCCTTGTAGTTGGCCTAGTCGTCTTTTCGTAAGCTCCATTTGCTCGATAACAAGACCAAAGAAGGTCAGTTATGAATGGCTAGCCAAACATAGtgcctttaaagtgctactatgatcaaaaataaattctactttttctttgtatttcaaaactatgttaatgaacactaagtgaccgaagttttaagccttcttttaagaaagacacctttttattttgactggaattttcctatttaatggtccgctattactaactttaaaaatcttgagagaggtGGATCtaggataagatgacgtcaaagactcactagtttaaaaatgcaatgcgtcTGCACGttcctaaattaaatatgcagcacgggagtttcgagctttcagacttttaaactcgtgttttgcatgtataataagctgcgtttacacgcagTTTATTAAgccagtgagtctttgacgtcatcttaccgcgatccaactctctgaggtccaatcggtcaatcttgaaggtgagtaatggcggctcgtgaaatccaaaacttgcattGAAGGCAAACAGCCTTTGGAGAGGCCCTGTCCTCCGTCTGAATTTCAcagctacaatcatggacaaattcctttgggacactcgcatttatttcagtcaaatgcATATTCTTCGAACTTCAGatgcctcccccctcccccccactcaatgttgggcataaactggtccactttcagccctgcacactattttccgtttattttccccaagcaacattgaatgggggggtggggggtccaaaagaacccagaatatgtgataaaaagtgatttgaaagataaaatgctgtactgtcccaatgaatttgtccatgattgtagctaTGTCACAATTTCGGAACATTCTTGTGTCGCCTGTCGgaatttcattaataaattttagctCGTTGCCCCTCTGACAATCCCCATTCGCTGGAACGACGCCAACGGAACATACGGCCTCCATCTTTAGTACTTTTAAGCCCAGGGTTTTGAgaccttttttaatgtttaatacctattcagactacttggaatagttgttgaAGTCAACTGATGAAATTCCATCTAGTAAACTATACAAGTGAATAAAGGCCTAATCTGGCAAAGCAATCGAGCTATAATAGCGTTTCTACAATTCTGGTAGTGCAAGAGCCTAATGTTTCTTCCGAGTTCAACTCTGATTTAGTTGTCAGACTGTGCTTTTCTGTAACTATAACAACCCAGGAGGAAGGACATTATCGACCATTCATTATCCGCAAGGCATGCGTTTACAAAAGGTCTGtgaaaaatcatagttagtagaggggactggttatgaaactcggcaaacttcaaagggttaaacaataGCGTGGTCTTTGATGTTGAACAGACCCGTCACGTGACTCTGACCGTGCACAAGTTCGGCACTCCGACGACTCGCTTATGACTCTGATAGTGAGTGATGTATTTCAATAACTCGCTTACGATTTGGAACACCGAGATGAACGCgatcaatagagaaaaaaatatcTCTCTGACAGACTGATGGAGTGCACACGTGGGTCATGCAGGGAGAACATGATACGCAAAGCGGAAAAGTCCTCAAAGGGAGTGATGCACTGAATACGTCAATCACAtgaaatgaacaatcaaaacagcagtaaaatgaGATGTATTTCTGTTTGCCTTTATTGGACCCTTATTAGCCATAATTGGCcattattgttaacaatgatcattattaagtaattacgacgaattgtgtacgcgcaaatgttccgcagtccgcagaacattcacaattctgaaattcgcTGTCGGTCAGTCTTGATATTTGTGTCGCTTTCGCTAAGTCGTTGTAATAGTCTGTCGGTCGTCGCCAGTTCGTGGCTATTATGTCGCCGGTTCAaagccatgtcgcttgtcggaatttacccctaacagggcctcttTGGATATAATtcgaagctcaaaattttgccagtcaagtgtcaagcaaacacgttttcaaaatctaaacgaaaaagggaagtgaattttttgatcatagtagcactttaaagggCGATTGTCATCCGAGGTCTTAGGCCGGCCACGTAAGACTCAAGGAGTGTATCAAGATAGTACAGAAGGGGATTTTACCTCCAAACACCCTGTAAAATGGTTAACTCATGGCAGCGTGCAACCTCGGAGCAGAGAGATTCTTATGTTTTCGCTTTTACGAAAACGGCTGTCTTATTTCACTCGtagtgaacaaaaaaaaaaccagcagcGGTAGAGACACCAGTAAAAAGACAAGCAAAATGAAGGggcaagataaaaaaaagccTCCCTAGCAGGGTAGTCTGAAGTTCAGATTGACTCAACATCTTCCAGCGTGGTTAGAGTTGGTAGTCTTGGCAGAGCTTTGCAACAGATCCACCATTGGTGCCTTGCGTTTCGGCAACTACAGAGCAAAGAGATGTTGGGAGTTGTTCTCTCAAAAGTGTcgtcatcctcggtgtaaaaacttAAAGATGGAATAAATTATATGTGAGGCTAGAGTTGTCATCCTGGGGTTTTACTAGGTAGAATgagatatatttaacaaattatCCTgtgaaatcgcgcggaatatcgccagattcttagccgacgaggccgtaggcagagttggctaaaatcaggcgatattccgcaagattgagcaggataattgttttattattcaacacattgatgacaaagcacaattttctacatttaatttaattaatttaattagtcTCACAGTTACAAGGTACTGATATTTCCATTAACCCCAGAAGTCTAGTTTTTGTACAACCGTTGCATGTACATTGATTCTTTTGGTAAAGAATTTTTACAGGGTACGTGTAAAGATTATATACCTCAGTTGCACTCAACATATTAGGTACATGGAAACTTCCATGGACCCTTTTGATTGAAACTATTTAAATTAGTGTCAATGTTACAGGGTACATGGAAATCTCCATGGACCCTTTCGGTATAGAATTTTTGAATTAGTCTCATTGTTACGGGGAATCTTTATTACCCCTTTTGTAAAGCATCTTTGGAATTTTCCACAATTTCTAGTCGAAACcatgtttttgtccttttgaaGGATATTTAACTATGTTTGAGGTACGTGTGCACTTCTGAATACAAACGTTTTGCAGCATTATAGGGATATTTGCCACACACAAGTGGAAAAATAAACGCTGCTGTGTGCGCATCGTTACTGTTAATGGACAGGTAGTAAGAATATGCAAGAAACGATTTGAAATAAATCAAGTCAGAAGTGAGTGTTGTTGGTTACTTTAGTCCGATAACTGGATAATTTTTCGGTTTCTGTGTatgatttttttctctctaatCTGAAAATATAAAGGTAAAAAGCTCTATTCTTTTCCAGATTTCTTACTTCAGAAAACCACAGGTTAAAAAATTATGTGTTTTTTCTGCTTAATTAGGCCGAAGGTTAGCACTAGATCttaagggtttgggctttttcaacagttacatcaTAACCTCAGTCTTCATTTTACCCCTTGTCTGCAGTTTGTATTTGACACTGACCGGTttgtaaactcaaaatttcgagtttgcaaACTCAAATTTTGAGTTGGAAAACGCAAAAATGTCGAGTTTGTGAACTCAAAATTTCCAGTTTCAGAAACTCAAAATTCCGAGTTTGAAAATTGGAAGCAGGGAAACTGATCACGCAATGCCATGTTCCTTACGGGCCACCGTACAGAACCCAGGTTGACTTGTGTTTGAGTTTTCTTGGAACAATCTCACAAGTTAAGCGTGCTGAGTGGCTCGGGTTAGCGTGACTCCGAAACTTCTCGAAACTTCCTGGTGTCACATATGACAGaacaaatttgttcgataaATGGATGGTAGATTACAAAATgtcactgagttctcgcaaataATTTGGCAGCTGAATTATGACATGTGGCCTTGACGCACTAAGCCATAGAAAATTAGTTATCATCAATCGAATATATATATCTAGCAAGCGTTTCTTACCGTGACATATTCAATACTTTAGTGGTTGTTCtgatagttaacaactattcaccgaagtggaggtggctagtggtggatatttaccgagccgcgaaccGGCGAGTTAAATAtctaccactagccaccgacactgaggtgaatacttgtattagtatatactaaaatagtgagataatacagtacaaaaatataattttaactcatttattcctgcaaagattacaacctTTTCGAGTGCAAATTCCGTGTGAATTGTTCGGAGGTGAGTAGTTAACCATTATCTTGCGAAATCGCGCGATATATCACCTGATACGTAGCCGACGAAGCCGTTGGCCCAGTTGggtaaaatcaggcgatattccgcaagatcaAGCAGGGTAatggttttattattcaacacatgaTGGCAAAGCACAATTGTCTGCTTTCTTggggaaaaaaagctggaaaaactaccattttatgtgtataaatacacaggtgattatttcaaaaaagaggaaaaatatatatatcaacgcgaaatcatcttcacttacagtggcaaagccattttgtccgtcgaggtgattatcggctgataatccgagatagcgagccaatgagagcgcgcgattttgtataatcacctgtgtatttatactaatgaacaattattcaccgaagtggaggttaATAGTGGTGGACTTTCACGGACACCGCGGTGattaattgttttagtacataccACACAGGTTGAATAAAAAGCGAaccaaaaaaaactttatttttgtaaaatacaGTGGAGAATTTTAAATCTCGCGCGCCGGCTACTCGGAGGTGAATAATGAGGTGAATAAtacttggataatcacctccgagttagccaatcagcgcgggcgttcaacgctatccactgttttagtatatactaaaattggtTATCGTCTTACTAATTTAGACGGTCGCAAATTAGTCACTTTGCGTGCTCTCGAGACAGGAAAAATTTGCGATGACGATGAATTCTCTTGAAAATTGTTCTACTTGCCCTACTTGCTCCTATCGAGATTAGAAGAGTTTAATAAAAAATATGAAAGTATCTCGCTCTATGGTTGCCTTTGTTTAAACTTTGTGGTTACTATATGGCCAGGTTGACAAGGTTCACACGGTAACATAAGCATAAACAAGACGACTTTCACACTTGTAAAATGTTACAGAGTTTGATTATAAAATTCTGGCCCAGTTTTATCATCACTCTTCACGCGCAGCTGCAAACGGAAGACGGCAGGTTGctgtttgacaaaaaaaaaccatgaaatTCTCTTATTGTAATTTTGATAACTTGATTGATATTTGAAGGTTTCAGGCATAAAATGAGCCGAATCAAATAAGTTTCCTTGATTTATTTCAGCCTGATATTTACCGTTTGCCATAGAAGCAAAAGCCCTGCTTCGACCCTGCTGTCGTTTATGATAAATGACTGAAAAGCCTTATTTATTGAGGGACATTTCCAATAGGTGTAACAGTGAATTGGAGTATTTAAAACGTAATAAAAAAAGCTATAACTTTCGTCTTTCTTAAGTTTTCTAAAAAGCtgaataagaataaaatatatttatccCCGATTTCTTGAAAAGACAGATTATGATACGCAATCGCATGATGAGTTTCCCGTGAAAATGTTTTATGAAACCAGTACCTTTGAAGGaaatttatttgttaattaaaacCTTACAAATGATCAAACAGGCGCGAGATGCCACAGGCCTAAGAGCGGTGTTGTTCATTGTTCCGACGACAACGACAAAGCAACAAGTCTCTGAAGGCTTTGCGAAAGCGACTGTTAAATGCTGCATATATGGCCGGATTGATGGCGCTATTTGCATTGCCAAGAAAGTAGCCCACAAAAGGGAAAGTGGCCGGGACACCACATGGAAACGTTTCTTGGTCAAAGAATGTGATAAACTGCGTGATGTAAACTGGCAGCCAGCACAGTGCAAAAACCACCACAACTGCGAGTAGCATCTTCAGAACCTTCTTCTTGGACCTGTCAGCGCGAAGTTGATTTGCTTGCGTTTGAACTCCAGGAACTTTTCTGACCCAAAGATTGTGAATAACGAAACTGTACAAGACGGACATAGTTAAAAGGGGAAAAACATAAAAAGCTGCGAAAACAACGATTGTGAAGTCCCTGGCCGCATTTTCTGTGAAGACCGGAGTCCATACCTCGAAGCAATAACTTTTTTGGGCTTGTTCGTTGAAAACGATTTTCATGGCGTAAAGGAGCGGAGAGTTGACGGCGATTCCAACTATCCACACCACTGCAATCATGATACATGCTATGGAAAATGTCACGTACCGCTTGAGAGGGAACGTGATAGCTAGGAAACGTTCAATAGAGATAGCTGCCAACGTCAAAACTGAGCTTGCTACAGACAGTGACTGTGTGAAAGGGATGATCTTGCACAAAGTGACAGACCAGTCGATGCTGCGAGTCGCTATAAATTTGATTGTGACTGGCATGTTAAAAGATGTCAGCAAAAGGTCGGCAACGGCCATGTTCACGATCAAATAGTTTGTGACAGTTCGCATATGTCTGTTGAAGACAACAACGAGTATGACCAGCACATTGCCTATTAGAGAGCCAAACAGGATGATGAAGTAGGCAGTTAACTTGAAAACTTGTTCTGTGCGTGTATCGTTGTGATATTCACATCGTATTTCGGGGTCAGTGCTATTGCTTGGTgccatgaggagcttaagccgactcaggaattctcggctggacgtctcctgacggtgtagatacCCCTCAACAacggctaaaaacataacacaaaaggtgtttcgtattcagaaaagtgttaaagcattcaggatcgatcagattgtactgtgaacttacgttaagcagaaaaaagtagttaatttttttttgaatgaCCGTATTTAGGcgcgagatgaattttgttcggaacacaaatctatttcagttcgtttgcgcgtatcgacagtggcggttagtgctgggacacggaaccatatttcgttctataggatttatggattaactctctcacccggggaaaaatggtacaggtcgccgtcgtctcccgccgaccagcactacttcgacgctgctcgccgctggtgagcgagaagacctctggcatccagggtaaaatgttagccaatttgtcgaaggaaagttttttcagctctttcgaagagagatttttcgccttcaagtcggtaatttttttgcgggaaaatggttctgaaattcggcgggtctaatctgcagatcgcaggtcgcaggtcacaggttgcagtcattgtttcaccaatacataaagtatcctaaacattcttaaaagctacccttaggcctaaaaacttttgtttaggcctaattaggcctaaggttagcttttaagaatgtttaggatactttctgtattggtgatacaatgacctgcaacctgtgacctgcgacctgcagattagacacgccgtccgaaattctggtaaaaacgtggacgaagcttacggaataactttggttggcctctgtggggggattaattaagcagtcttcgtctgaatgtcatggatttctgtattcatgttttcaaacgagttatggaggcagtaaacaatgttgacgttggggaattcggtgctggaagccttcccggtataaACTGGTATACAGGCCCACGCTCAAACGTTGacgtaaaataattgctgttaggttcaatttcattatatcaggatatcatgatagcagctaggaaattgataagtctgtgattaatattgaatgtgcctccctgtgacatgctgggaaatcaattagcccggaatgaatttttacacagctacaattgggcattctaaatttccccgTTCCTCAGTTaacgagttccataagtataaaactcaaaaatggattgctttaaaatcagaaaagaaccaattcaccgttgctgttgagaaaagtgtatgccagggaaaacaagttatatctcggcagCCTCAAAGttgagaaataatttgcctgtgtttaaattaacaaatacaccaatacatcgatcactaaacgtttcatgtttaaccggagaattagggaagcagatgttcgaaggtgtaatagctgttgagttttattcggcctcagttatcgagttccataagaataataaaacttaaaaatggtttgctttaaaatcagaaaagaaccaattcaccgttgctgttgagaaaagtgtatgccgggcaaaacaagttgcatctcggtagcctgagagttaagatataatttgcctgtgtaattaatttgaaataaagagaataacgaaataattttccattttttaattgcatgatcctggccgttgtaaaccgcgttttagaaaatatttcagattgatttactgtgcctctggactattttgacacatcactcaaaattaatttagagtaatttgagttatttgtcgtcactttatgacgaagtcggcccaacaaatgtgtcgagattaacacctctctctccctttgtctctcgctctgcctttttagtgtgagtcttgttacaactcccactgagattttggtaatttttttttacctaaacagcggggacccacattcctgacccaagttaagctcctcatatGATTGAGCATAAAATGATAAACTAAAAGACTGACTTGTCCTTAAAGTTCACACTGTACTGATAATCGGTGAATGAAAACGTACCTTCAGTTCAAAGCAAAATAGGCGATAAGTGATtccgctctctctctctctctctctctctctctctctctctctctctctctctctcttctccaAACCGTGTGTGATCTGTACAAGCCGCCTTATTTGTTCGATAAATAGATGGTGGGttactgagttctcgcaaataATTCAGCAGCTGAATTATAGCAAGTGGCCTTGGTCGCACTATAAGCCCTAAAAAAATAGTTATCATCAATCGAATATCTAGAAAACGTTTCTTACTGTGacttattcaatatttttggttgtTCTGATAGAATAAGTTATCGACTCACTAATCTAGAAGGTCGCAACTGATTAGTCACTTTGCATACACTCGAGACAGGAAAAATTGCGATGACCTCTCTTGAAGATTAATCTAGTTGCCCAGAGACACAGCTCCTATGAAGATAGAGGACTCTGGtaaaaaagtttgaaagtaTCTCGCACTGTGGTTGCCTTTATCTAAGCTTTGTGTTACTATGGCCAGGTTGACAAGGTTCAAACGGTAACATAAGCATAAACAAGACAAGCTTCACACTTGTAAAATAATACACTATCTTATTATAAAATTCTGGCAGAGTTTTATCATCACTCTTTTACGCGCAGCTGCAAACGGAAGACGGCAGGTTGCTGTTTGacaaaaaaagatgaaaattctcttattgTAACTTTGAGAACTTGATCGATATTTGTAGATTTCAGGCATAAAATGAGTCAAATCAAacaattttctttgatttcagttCCAACCTGATATTTGCCGTTTGACATAGACGTGAGGCAAAACCTCTCTAACCGTGCTTGCTGCCCTTCAATCTTGTGACCACATATAGTTCATTCCATTCGGAGCCTGTAATACAGTGTATTACGACAAGAGACTATCaggtgagagaacacatccccgtgccctatgataatctttttcagtctattttaagcttcgcgccacgctgtgaaagttatttttggtTTCGTCCCCATGGCCGCGCGGTCCATGGTCAGAGGATCAGATGCCATTGTGAAGAAACTTGCGTAGACCTTTCTCGCCGTCGCATGATCCATTGAAATCCTAAATcgaaatttgaagatttttcgAAGCTCGATATTTCAACATCTTCCTCAAAAGAGCTCGCATCCCTACTTTCTGTTGATTCGACGTCACCTTCATCGGATTCAACTATGTACAGCATGAGCCAGTTTTTTCTACGTGGACGGGAACTTTTCCCactcttttcaaaatcaaagttTTCAGATTCATCGACAAACTATTTATGTAAAGTTGCCATCTAGCCTGAAAATTACGTTCTGTATTATTTTTCGTAGTTATATATTTCTCCGTTCTAAATTTAGCCTAAACTTTATCCTTAAAAGCACTTAGATTAGGAGTTACACCATGATTCCTGTTTATCCAAATATGTAGTTTAACAAGTGTAAGGAAGAAATTCAGCAAATTTACTTCTGCATCTAATTTACCTAATAACACATCTTGTAAAGTGAGGTCCACTCGTTTgccagaaaccagaaaccaaAAGGATGCGAAATCATTCCAGATTTGGCTTGTGAAAGAACACTCATAGAATAAGTGATACAAAGTTTCTGATTCAACTCCGCAAAAGCAAAAAGTACGAAGGTCGTTTTGGGCATAACCTATCTTAGCTAGGCGATGGTTAGTAAAAGTGATATCATTCAAAATCTTAAACTGGAAGCTCCTTACGAAGGTCTCAGACGAAATGGATCTCACCATAAGAAAGGCTTTGGAAACAGCTGTGTCGTCCAGacaaaaattttctttccacTTAGTAAAACTTCTTGAAACTctaactttttttgaaataagcAATTCATAAAAATGTTTCCTCTTACttgcctgagagaccggggcagacttgtaaatgaaggtcggccgatttcgcttaaaattggtacacaaagtacttatgtcgacttatgtaatatgccaaagtttcagcttcaacgactttttttttagccgagtcaTGGATATCAGCCCcacaggggtccccagaggctgattttcagtgcaattttggccacttttaaatctctcttttagcaacatgaaattaatttcaggcaaaaacaaaaccatctttgtaaagccctatccttaggctttaatgggtgagaacattagctcatggaaatttctcgctagcctgtggctgttatcacaacttggtcatatttgaagcatatgggaagcaaccggaaatggcctgtttttcagaccaaatattttccatgcccatgttttatatcttgaggtcttagtatccctgcaaagttcagtccttagtttagtaatatcaagaaaaaaatactaaggttgaggctttttactaagaaaaaaacttacgagaagatggctaaccaggccacattcggttaaagtttcaacaaagcgtgtctgcaaaaatcagccatttaatttcgattatcttttttccttccaagttatggttaaaagagactctgaagttaattgtcaccgagaagacttgccgttaataagacatttttatgtgattgttttaggaccgatcagatagtggtccgacagcggttataaatttcttggaagaagtcttgaaaattacggacaatagagccgctgcgaaaactctttatttacctaacaacacatctcttgccggtaaatcacaatgtaaaattgcatctttttcgtccaaactgcaatgttgagtttatttcctttgttcaactcgttcaacgtatcacgtctgtggcccgtagtaatgaagcgctaattaaatcaggatataagcaggctttgtagttccattcagtagtactataacccacctgtttgggctttaatattttctgaagaaaaaagaacttttcgGTCTCTTTAAAagcaaccacaacatctgtcgtaacactacttgagaatcgttttgaacctttCGAAATTATTTTCGAAATTTTGAATATAATTAAAGCTAatcgtctaacacaaattgcagtcactcttccagtgtatttgcaaagtgtctggataaattcgcttacaaaaaacgcttacctggcttcacttttacaaacatgcccctttcctacaatcccttaaaagtgaggtaacattagaaactttagccccagtgataaattggtcgcaagtgcgtcgttgtgagttagatatacacaggtcgattaataccgtacgtggagaggtcattgtagtttgctggctatgactgacttggaattcagtagttttctcgtgcagattcgttttcttgatattgcagagaatgattatgatacaacttgtatgagaacctcaatggcatgatttgtttactgaatatttacgcAAACGGGTGAATTTTCAGCGGAGACGTGGACATATCACAAATCGTCTTTAATTCATCTTTTGTGACGCCAGACGGGCCAGCTTGGTTAAGAATTAACTTTCATTCAGGAAAATTATCAACTCTGTGTGACGCAGTCAGTTTATCACCAGCAGCGCCCACTTTGACTAGCAGGGCGTAACATCTCGATCTAATGTCGCTAATGGGAGAGTCACGGCAGGCTCTGACGGCTTGTTATCTCGTGCCCCACATATGTCAACTTCTTTGCAAAAGGTGCACCGTATACTTATGGTTTTGATTTTCCAAGAGACTAAATTGTGAAATCCAGACTTTCGCTACTCTGCCTTTCATAAGCACTCAAATGgactcaaatgaaacaaattcccTTACAGACTGAATAGATTTAATTAGTTTAATTAATAGATCGCAGATAGTTTCTTTTCTGGATCGTGaggtcctggggcccgtttctcgaaagtcccgaaactttacctgctattttcgggtgtcacaattccctttgtatctcaagaacggagaggacttaagtcgtcaaactttacagtcattttc containing:
- the LOC138043506 gene encoding QRFP-like peptide receptor, with protein sequence MAPSNSTDPEIRCEYHNDTRTEQVFKLTAYFIILFGSLIGNVLVILVVVFNRHMRTVTNYLIVNMAVADLLLTSFNMPVTIKFIATRSIDWSVTLCKIIPFTQSLSVASSVLTLAAISIERFLAITFPLKRYVTFSIACIMIAVVWIVGIAVNSPLLYAMKIVFNEQAQKSYCFEVWTPVFTENAARDFTIVVFAAFYVFPLLTMSVLYSFVIHNLWVRKVPGVQTQANQLRADRSKKKVLKMLLAVVVVFALCWLPVYITQFITFFDQETFPCGVPATFPFVGYFLGNANSAINPAIYAAFNSRFRKAFRDLLLCRCRRNNEQHRS